The region CTCGGGTCCACAACCTGGGCAAACCGCCGCGGATGCTCGTGATGCTGCATCTCGACGGCACCGACGACCGGCCGTCGGCCGGGGACCCGGTACTGGCAGGAGGGCGCACGGTCGGACGGCTGGGCACGGTCGTGGACCACGTGGACGAGGGGACGATCGCGCTGGCCCTGGTCAAGCGCGGGCTGCCGGCGGACACCGCGCTGACGACCGGCGGTGACGTGGTGGTGTCCGCCACCATCGATCCCGACTCGATGCCGGCTGCCGACACCGTCGGAGCAGGCCGTCTGGCGGTGGAGCGGCTGCGCGGCGGCCCGCAATAAGCCACAGGCGAAACGGGGCCTGCCAGCGCCGCGGCCTCAGGCACGCTAAAGTGTTGGCAGGACAATAAGCACACTCAGATCGGAGCCGCCTAGCAATTGGGCCGCTCCGTTATTGCGCGAGGGGGTTCCCCCATGGGCCGCGGCCGGGCAAAGGCAAAGCAGACCAAGGTTGCACGTGAGCTCAAATACAGCTCACCGCAAACCGATTTCACGCAGCTACAGCGTGAGCTGTCGGGCTCGTCGCACGACGACCACCTCAACGGCAGTGACGTGCCGTCGGACGACGGCTGGGCCGACGAGGACGACTGGCGGCGCTAGTCTCGGCGAGCCCGCCGGCTTCCTAGAACCTGGGGTGCTGGCCGACCAGCACGGCTCGTGACGAGTCCTTGCTGCCCTTCTGGACGGTTCCGAGGGTCCAGCAGTCCAGGTGTCGGGCGGTCAGAACGGCCAACGCGCGATCGGTGTCCTCCGGCGCGACGACGGCCACCATCCCGACACCCATGTTGAACGTCTTCTCCATCTCGGTGCGCTCGATCCGGCCCCGCTGGGCGATCATGCCGAACACCGGTGCCGGCGTCCACGTGCCCCGGTCGAGTTCGGCCGTCAGCCCGTGCGGAATCACCCGTTCGAGGTTGCCCGCCAACCCGCCGCCGGTGACGTGGCAGAAGGTGCGCACCTGCGTCTCGGCCGCCAGCGCCAGGCAGTCCTTGGTGTAGATGCGGGTGGGTTCGAGCAGTTCCTCGCCGAGAGTGCGGCCGAACTCCTCGACGTGCCCGGCCAGATTCATGTGGTCGATCTCGAGCAGCACGTGGCGGGCCAGCGAGTAGCCGTTGGAATGCAGGCCGGTCGACGCCATCGCGATGATCACGTCGCCGGGCCGGACGCGGTCCGGCCCGAGCACGTCGTCGGCCTCCACCACGCCCACACCGGTCGCGGAGATGTCGTAGTGGTCGGGCGCCATCAGCCCCGGATGCTCGGCGGTCTCTCCGCCCAGCAGGGCGCAGCCGGCCATGACGCAGCCGTCGGCGATGCCCGACACCAGCTCGGCGACGCGTTCGGGGACGGTACGGCCGACGGCGATGTAGTCCTGCAGGAACAGCGGCTCGGCGCCGCACACCACCAGGTCGTCGACGACCATCGCCACCAGGTCGATGCCGACGGTGTCGTGCTTGTCCATCGCCTGCGCGACCGCGAGCTTGGTGCCGACCCCGTCGGTGGAAGACGCCAGCAGCGGCTCGCGGTAGCCACCCCGCAGCGCGAACAGCCCGGCGAAGCCCCCCAGACCGCCCCGCACCTCGGGCCGGGTGGCCTTGTGGGCTAGCGGCTTGAACAGTTCGACGGCGCGGTCACCTGCTTCGATGTCCACACCTGCCGACGCGTAAGAAATGCCGTGCTGTTCGGCGCGCTCGGTCATCGAGAGCAAGGCTACCCCGCGTGTCGCGGCGAACCACGCCCACCGCCGGGCAGCGCCCGATCCGGCTCGAGGGTTTGCCCGACCCCGGAACGGGTCATCCCCGCGCCATGTCCGCTGAGCGAGTCCGCTGCCTGGTAACCGGTGCCACCGGCTACATCGGCGGCCGGTTGATCCCCGAGCTGCTGGAGCGCGGCCACGCCGTGCGCGCCATGGCACGCACCCCCGGCAAGCTCGACGACGCCGCCTGGCGGGACCGGGTCGACGTGGCCAAAGGCGATCTCACCGATCCCGAATCGCTCACCTCAGCCTTCGACGGGATGGACGTCGTCTACTACCTGGTGCACTCGATGGGTACGTCGAAGGACTTCGTGGCCGACGAGGCGCGCTCGGCACGCAACGTCGTCGCCGCCGCGAAGAGGGACGGCGTGCGGCGGATCGTGTACCTGGGCGGGCTGCACCCGGCCGGAACCGAACTGTCGCGGCATCTGGCGTCCCGCGTCGAGGTCGGGGAGATCCTGATGGAGTCGTCGATCGAGACGGTGGTGCTTCAGGCGGGCATCGTCATCGGGTCGGGGTCGGCGTCGTTCGAGATGGTCCGGCATCTCACCGATCGGCTGCCCGTGATGACGACACCGAAGTGGGTGCACAACAAGATCCAGCCCATCGCGATCGGGGACGTGCTGCACTACCTCGCGGAGGCTGCGACCGCGCCGGTCCCGGAGTCGCGGACCTGGGACATCGGCGGGCCGGACGCGATGGAGTACGGCGAGGCGATGCAGATCTACGCCGATGTGGCCGGGTTGCGCCGCCGGGTGATGGTGGTGCTGCCGTTCCTCACTCCGACGATCGCGAGCCTGTGGGTGGGGCTGGTGACGCCGATACCGGCGGGGCTGGCCCGTCCGCTCGTCGAATCGCTCGAGTGCGACGCCGTGTGCCACGAGCACGACATCGACGCCGTGATCCCGCCCCCGCCGGGCGGACTGACGGGCTACCGGGACGCGGTGGTGCAAGCTCTGCGCGCGGAGGGCAACGAGGGCCGGCACGGACGCCGCAGGCATCTACTGAAATTCAGTCCCGGTCAGCCGCAGTGACATTCGGGGACATTCGCGGAGGCGTCAGGGGCGGCGTAGCGCCGAGGCGTTGTCGTTGTCGGGCTGGATCGGGATGCCGGTGCGCGCCGCGGTGGTCAGCATGTGTTCGATGACGTTCTTGCCGAGCGCGGTCTCCCCCGGCAACTCGATCGGATAGTTCCCGTCGAAGCACGCCGAGCACAGCCGCGACGCGGGCTGCTCCGTCGCAGCGATCATGCCGTGCTGGGAGATGTAGCTCAGGCTGTCCGCGCCGATGGCGTGTCGTACCGCTTCGAGCATCTCGGCCTCGTCGGCATCGGCGTTCGAGGCGTTGGCGATCAGCTCGGCCGGCGTGGCGAAGTCGATGCCGTAGAAGCAGGGCCATTTCACCGGCGGGGAAGCTATCCGAACATGCACCTCGACCGCACCGGCCTCGCGCAGCATCCGGATCAGTGCGCGCTGGGTGTTGCCGCGGACGATCGAGTCGTCGACGACGATCAACCGCTTGCCGCGGATCACTTCCTTGAGGGGGTTGAGCTTGAGCCGGATGCCGAGCTGACGGATGGTCTGCGACGGCTGGATGAACGTGCGCCCCACGTAGGCGTTCTTCATCAGGCCCTGGCCGTAGGGGATGCCCGACTCCTGGGCGTAGCCGACGGCTGCCGGGGTCCCGGACTCGGGGACGCCGATGACCAGGTCGGCGTCGACGGGCTTCTCGCGGGCGAGCCGGCGGCCGATGTCGACGCGGGTGGCGTGCACCGAGCGGCCGACGATCGTGCTGTCGGGCCGGGCCAGGTAGACGTACTCGAAGACGCAGCCCTTCGGCGTGGGCGGCGCGAAGCGGCTGGAGCGCACGCCGTCGGCGTCGATGGCGAGCAGCTCGCCCGGCTCGATGTCGCGGACGAACGAGGCGCCGACGATGTCGAGCGCGGCGGTCTCGGAAGCGACCACCCAGCCGCGGTCGAGCCGGCCCAGCGACAGCGGTCGTACGCCGTACGGGTCGCGAGCCGCGTAGAGGGTGTTCTCGTCCATGAAGGTGAGGCAGAACGCACCGCGGACGGTGGGCAGCAGTTCGAGGGCGGCCTGTTCGAGCGAGGAGTCCGCCGCGCCGTGGGCGAGCAGGGCCCCGAGGATGTCGGAGTCCGTGGTGGCCGCGGCGGCGCCGCGATTGCTCATCAGCCCTTCGTCGCGGGCGCGGGCGGCCAGTTCAGCGGTGTTGACCAGGTTGCCGTTGTGGCCGAGTGCCACGCCGGTACCGGCGGCGGTGTTCCGGAACACCGGCTGAGCGTTCTCCCACGTGGTGGAGCCGGTCGTCGAGTAGCGGCAGTGCCCGACGGCGACGTGGCCCTGCATGGCGGCCAGCGTCTGTTCGTCGAACACCTGACTGACCAGGCCGAGGTCTTTGAACACCAGTACCTGGGAACCGTCGGCGACGGCGATGCCCGCCGCCTCCTGGCCCCTGTGCTGCAGCGCATAGAGGCCGTAGTACGTGAGCTTCGCCACCTCCTCGCCAGGGGCCCAGACCCCGAATACGCCGCACTCTTCCTTGGGCTCGTTGTCTAGCTGTTCGGAGGTCACGATCTACGTTGCTCCCTGGGGGCTGGGGGTGACGCTGGCCAGTCTACGGTGAACGGCCGCAAAACGCGGAATCCCTGCCGCGGTGTGGCCGTGACCGACAACGGGTGTCGGGCACATTCCATTCCCGGGCCCATTCCCAGCCGATTCCTGTTGCCCGGGGCCGGGTTACACCTCAGTCGGGCAGCGCGACCAGAGGCAGAGACGCCGCGATCTCGGCGGCCCGCGAACCCGACAGCTGCAGGGTCCCGGCGGCGGCCGCGTCGTCGACGGACGTCAAACCGGTCGCCAGCCGTAGCCAGGTCCGCGGGTCGGTCTCCACGACGTTGGGCGGGTTGCCGCGGGTGTGCTTGGGGCCGGGGATGCACTGCACGGCGACGAAGGGCGGCACCCTCACTTCGACCGCCGCACCGGGCGCGGCCGCCGCGAGTGTCCTGGCGGTGGACCGGACGGCCTCGGCGATCTCGGTGCGGCCGGGTGCGGGGAGGCGCTCGTCGCGCAGCCAGTCCGCGACAGCGGCGACGGCGGCGCGGGTCTTTGCCGGATCGGCACTACGACGGACGGCCATGATCTAGGTTCTCAAAGTGTCTGAAGCCCGGGACGCACCGCCCTACCGGCGGCTGGGTGCGCTCCTGCTGGTGATCGCGGCCGCGCTGGGCCTCCTGGTCTTCTTCCAGTTCCAGGGCCGATTCATTCCCTCGGTCGAGGTGACGCTGAGTTCGCCGCGGGCGGGACTGGTGGTGGAGAAGGGCGCCAAGGTCACGTTCAACGGTGTCGAGATCGGCCGGGTGGTGGGCATCGCGCCGGCGGGCACCGGGGACATCCCCGGAGCCGATCTGACACTGCACATCGATCCCGCTGCGCTGCACGTCATCCCGGCCAACGCGGTGGTGGAGATCCGCGCCACGACCGTGTTCGGCAACAAGTACATCTCGTTTACCTCGCCGGAAAACCCATCTGCTCAACGTCTTTCGGCGAATGATGTGCTTCACGTGAGGGCGGTGACGACGGAGTTCAACACGTTGTTCGAGACGGTGACCGCGATCGCCGAGCAGGTGGACCCGGTCAAGCTCAATCAGACCCTGGCCGCCACCGCGCAGGCCCTGTCCGGCCTCGGCGAGCGGTTCGGAGACTCCTTGCTCGACGGCAACCGGATTCTCGGCGACCTCGATCCCCGGCTGCCTCGAGCCCGACACGACATCCGGGCGCTTGCGGATCTGGCCGACCTCTACGCCGATTCGTCTCCCGATCTCTGGGCGGGTCTTGCGGACGCGGTGACCACGGCGCGCACGCTCGACGCCCACCGCGACGACGTCGACGCGGCACTCATGGCCGCGATCGGGTTCTCGGGTGTGGCCACCGATCCGTTCGAGCGCGGCGGACCCTATCTGGTGCGCGGCGCCGAAGACCTACTGCCGACGACGAAGCTGCTCGACGACTACCGCGGGATGATCCTGTGCACGATCCGCAACTACCACGATGTCGCCCCGGACTTCGCTCGCGTGCTCGGCGGCGACAACGGTTATTCGCTGCGGTCGGCCGGCACCGCGCTGGGCGCCGGGAATCCCTTCATCTATCCCGACAATCTGCCGAGGGTGAATGCCCGGGGCGGCCCCGAGGGCAAGCCCGGCTGTTGGCAGAAGATCACGCGCGACCTGTGGCCGAACCCCTATCTGGTGATGGACACCGGCTACAGCCTGGCGCCGTACAACCACTTCGAGCTCGGGCAACCGCTATTCACCGACTACGTGTGGGGCCGGCAGGTCGGTCAGCTGACCATCAATCCGTGACCCGGCGCCGGCGCTGCACGGCCACCGCGGCGACGGCCCCGGCTTCGTTGACGGCCAGGTGCGCCAGCATCGCGGCGGCCAGGCTGCCCGACCTCCCCACCAGCCAGGCGAAGAGCCAGCCGGCCGCACCGGTGACCAGAACGGTGCCGAGCAGCGGCTCGCCGGTCGCGCGGGCATCGGGCACGTGCGACAGGCCGAACACCGCAGCCGTGAACAGCCGGCCGCCGGGCTCACCGAAAGCGCCCGCGGCAGCGGTACCCAGCGCCGCGCGGTAGCCGGCCTCCTCGGCCCACACGGTCCCGATGGGGATGTGCAGCAGCAGCCACCGCATGACGGAGGGCGGCAGCGTGCGCGCGGCCATGCCGTTCCGCACCGGCGCGATCGCCACCGCCGAGCCGACACCGACGACGACCGGAGCGGCCGCCGCCAGCCCCCACCGCAGACCGGACCACAATGCGGGCGGCCGCAATCCGAGCGGGGCGCGGGTCAGTGCGGCCATCGAGGTGCCGAACACGATGTGCGGCAACGGATTCCAGCGGGGAGGAAGCCGCGGCGTCACGGCGCTCCACCCGATGAGCAGCGCAGCGAGCAGGACCGCCCGCACCTTGTCCCGCACTACTGGTTACCGTCTTCGGATTCGGTCTCTCGCAAGGCGATCCGTATGCGCTCGGTGTCGGCCGACGTCCAGCCGGCCGGCGCCGCGACGCCGGCCCATCCGTCGAGGATGTAGTCGCCGTAGTTGTGTCCGTGCCCGCGCGGGACGGATGCGGCGTTCGTCAGATCCGCCGCGACCTGCCAGAACGTCACGATCGGGTACCAGCGCATGGACGCGGTGCGGTCCCGGCCCGGCGGCTCGGAGAGCCAGTCGGGCCTGGTGAACAGCAGGTCCTGCGACCACCACACAATCGGGTCGGAGGAGTGCTGCAGGTACAGCACCCGCGTGCCCTCCCACGGCGGGGCGGTGTCATGGGCGATCTCCGCCGCGTCGTAGGCCTGCGAGAACCGCACGGTGCGACCGTTGTCGTAGCGCGGCTCGACCTCCGGTGTGCCCGGATCCCGGCGCGCGGTGAGGCCGCGCCAGAGCCGGCTGGCGTTGGGCGGCCCGACCCACAGCACTGAGGAGAATCCCATCCGGGAGATGTCGGGCAGCCAGTCGAACGCGCCCTGGCCTGCCATCGAGCCGAGACTCTCTCCGTAGAGCATCAGCCGGGGGCGCCATTGCGGTGGCTGCTGGATCCACCGGTCGTGCACGGCGTCGATCAACATCCGCCCGGCATGCAGGGACTTCTGCTGATCACCGATGAACGAGATCCAGCTCGGCAGATAGGAATACTGCGACGCGACGATGGCGGTGTCCCCGTTGTACATCATCTCCAGGGACCTGGCCGCGATCGGGTTCACCCAGCCGGTTCCCGTCGTCGGCACGATGACGAGCACCTTGCGGTCGAACGCCCCGGTGCGCTCGAGTTCACTGAGCAGCACCGCCATCCGCGCCTCTTCGGTGTCGGCGGTCTGCAGGCCCACATAGACACGCACCGGGACCTTCGCGGGCCTACCGTTGATGCGGCTCAGCTCTGCGGCGCTGGGGCCGGTACCCACGAAGTTGCGGCCCTGGTAGCCGAGCGTGTCCCACGGCGCGAAAGACTCTGGGCTGCCTGACCTCTCAGGATCCAGCGGCTGCAAGACCCCTGCCATCGTGGTGGTGTTCTGCGGCTGGAAGATTCGGTTGGCACCGGCGAGGAACCCTTGCAGCAGCACGCCGTTGACCAAGGTGATCACCAACACCACGACGATCGCGGTGCCGATGAACAGCGCCAGTTCGTCGGACAGTCGCCAGCGCCGGATCAGGAAGCGTGCCATGGTCTTGATCAGGTCGATGAGCACCCGGGTCACCGCCACGCACACCCCGGCGACGGCGGCGGCGAGCAGCAGGGTGCGCAGGTAGCCGGCCGTGCCGGGGCCCTGCATGCCCATCAGCGACGACACCTGCCGCTGCCAGGCCGCAGCGGGGATGACCATGAGCACGCAGACCGCGGCCGACACCGCCACGATGGCCGTCTTGATCAGCTTGGCCACCGAAGCGCGCGGCGACCATCGCCGCTCTGCGGGCACGAATCTGCGGAGCATCTTCGCGACGAACACCCCGATGCCGTAGCCGATCGCGGCGTTGATACCGCCGAGCAGGCCCTGGAACAGCCAGTCCCGGGGCAGCAGCGACGGGGTCAGCGACATGCAGAAGAACAGGGCACCGAACACGATGCCGATGAAGTCGAGGCGCAGCAGGTTCCACGCCCACAGATAGACGGGGTGCTTGTCTTCGGTCTCCGTCGTCACCCGAAGAACCCGGGCAGCACGCCTTCCGACGTGCGCCGCAACTCCTCCAGGGTCACGGTGAACAGGTCCTGCACTTCGACCGCGGCCTGACCGCCGTGGGGTCCCTCGTCGACGACCCCGATCCGGGTGGCAGGCAGTCCCCGCGCCTCGCACATCGAGACGAACCTGCTCTCCTCGGTGCGGGGCACCGCGACGAGCACCCGGCCGGCCGACTCGCTGAAGAGGAAGACGAAGGGAGCGGTGCCCTCTTGAAAGCCCTCGGGAAGCACCAGACGGCAACCGGTTTCGCCCGTCAGCGCGGCCTCGACCACCGCTTGGATCAGCCCGCCCTCGGACAGATCGTGGGCGGCGGAGACGAGGCCGTCTCGGGACGCGGCGGTGAGGACGTCGGCCAGCAGCCGCTCCCGTTCCAGGTCGACCTTCGGAGGCAGCCCGCCCAGGTGATCGGCGGTGACCTGCGCCCAGATCGACCCGTCGAACTCGTCGCGGGTGTCGCCGAGCAGGATCAGCGTCTCGCCGGGTTCGTTGCCGAAGCCGGTCGGGATGCGCCGCTTCACGTCGTCGATCACGCCGAGCACCCCGACGACCGGGGTGGGCAGGATCGCCGTGGTACCCGTCTGGTTGTAGAAGCTGACGTTGCCACCGGTCACCGGAATGCCGAGGGCCGCAGCACCGTCGGCGAGCCCGCGGACCGCCTGCGAGAACTGCCACATCACCCCGGGGTCCTCGGGTGAGCCGAAGTTCAGGCAGTTGGTCACCGCGATCGGGGTGGCGCCGGTGACCGCGACGTTGCGGTAGGCCTCGGCGAGGGCGAGCTGGGCGCCCGCATACGGGTCCAACGCCGCATACCGGCCGGAGGCGTCGGTGGAGATCGCGATGCCGCGGCCGGTCTCCTCGTCGACACGAAGCACGCCGCCGTCGGCGTTCTCGGCGAGCACCGTGTTACCGCGCACGTAGCGGTCGTACTGCTCGGTGATGAACGCGCGGCTGCACAGCTGTGGGCTGCCGAGCAGTGCGAGCAGCGTGGCACGCAGTTCCTCACCCGTGGAGGGCCGGGGCAGCGATGCCGACGTGTCGGCATTCAGTGCGTCCTGAGTGGCGGGGCGCTCCACGGGGCGCTCGTAGACCGGGCCCTCGTGCGCGACGGTGCGCGGCGGCACGTCGACGACGGTCTCGCCGTGCCAGGTGATCTCGAGCCGCCCGGTGTCGGTGACCTCGCCGATGACGGTGGCCAGCACGTCCCACTTGCGGCACACCGCGAGGAAGGCCTCGACATTGTCCGGGGTCACCACCGCACACATGCGTTCCTGGGACTCACTGGACAGGATCTCTGCCGGGGTCATGTTCGCCGCGCGCAGCGGCACCGTGTCCAGCTCCACCCGCATGCCGCCGTCCCCGGCGGACGCGAGCTCGGATGTGGCGCAGGATAATCCGGCGCCTCCGAGGTCCTGGATGCCGACCACGAGGTCGCCGGCATACAGTTCCAGGCAGCACTCGATGAGGACCTTCTCGGTGAACGGGTCGCCGACCTGAACCGACGGAAGCTTCTTTCGGCCCGCGCCCGATTCGTCGCCGAACGTCTCCGAGGCGAGCACCGACACCCCGCCGATGCCGTCGAGGCCGGTGCGCGCGCCGAACAGGATGATCTTGTTGCCCGCGCCGGACGCGAACGCCAGCTGCAGGTCCTCCGTGCGGAGCACGCCGACGCAGAGGGCGTTCACCAGAGGGTTGCCCGCGTAGCTGGCGTCGAAGATCGTCTCGCCGCCGATGTTGGGCAGTCCCAGCGAGTTGCCGTAGCCGCCGATGCCGCGCACGACGCCGTCGAGTACGCGGCGGGTGTCGGGGGCGTCCGCGGCGCCGAAGCGCAGCTGATCCATCACCGCGACCGGGCGGGCGCCCATCGCCATGATGTCGCGGACGATTCCGCCGACGCCGGTGGCCGCACCCTGATACGGCTCGATGTAGGACGGGTGATTGTGCGACTCGACCTTGAACGTGGCCGCCCACCCGTCACCGATGTCGACCACACCGGCGTTCTCCCCGATACCCGCGAGCATGCTCTCGCGCATCTTCTCGGTGGTGGTCTCGCCGAAGTAGCGCAGGTGCACCTTCGATGACTTGTAGGAGCAGTGCTCGCTCCACATCACCGAGTACATGGCCAGCTCGGCGTCGGTGGGCCGACGGCCCAGGATCTCGCGGATCCGCTGGTACTCGTCGTCTTTGAGACCGAGTTCGCGGAACGGTTGCGGCTGATCTGGGGTGGCTGATGCGTGGTCGACGGTATCGACCTCGTGGGTGAGCCCGGACGTCACGCGGACAGTCTAGTTCGTGGTTTGCGGCACCCGCGTCGCGACGGCGGGTGCGATGAAGCCGTGCAGCACCACGCTGCCCAGGACCACGACCACCATGTTGGCCAGTGCCGCGTGTTCGTCGACTCCGTCGAGCACGTTGTAGGCCAGCAGGCCGAAGACGATCGTCGACGTCCCGCGCGGGCCGAGACCGCCGACCAGCATCCGTTCGCGCCAGGAGAACCTCGATCTCAGCAGCGCGATCGCGACCGGGACCAACCGGACGACGGTCAGCGCCAGCAGGCAGAACACCACCGTCTGCCAGGACACCCCGCGTTCGAACGCGAGCACGGCCACGGCGCCGACGACGAACCACATGATCGCCGACAACAGGAAGCCGATGTCGTCGAGGAACTCCAGCTCCTCGCGCCACGCCGGGGAGTGTCGTAGGTAATGGAAGGCGATACCGCAGACGAACGCCGAGACGAAGCCGTTGCCGTGTACCGCGATGCTGAGTCCGTAGGCCAGTATCGGCGCCGTCACCAGGATCATCCGGGTGCTCTGACCGGTCATCCAGCCGCGTCGCGCGGCGAGATTGATCGCGCTGGCCAACGCTGCGCCGACCAAGACCCCCACCAGGATCGCCTTGAGGGCCTGGGGACCGCGGAGCCGAGCGCCCGCAGCGGCGTCTCGGTGTGTTGGTCTCCGGCCAGGGCGAGGCCGAAGATGAAGACCGGCGAGACGATGCCGTCGTTGTAACCGGCCTCCACGTTGAGCACGTTGCGGACCCGGTCGGGTATGCGGCCGTCGCGCAGGATCGTCGCGGCGGGCGCGAAATCGGTCGGCACCACCACGCAGGCGATGACGAGCAGCACCGCGA is a window of Mycolicibacterium chubuense NBB4 DNA encoding:
- a CDS encoding DUF3073 domain-containing protein, whose product is MGRGRAKAKQTKVARELKYSSPQTDFTQLQRELSGSSHDDHLNGSDVPSDDGWADEDDWRR
- the purM gene encoding phosphoribosylformylglycinamidine cyclo-ligase, which gives rise to MTERAEQHGISYASAGVDIEAGDRAVELFKPLAHKATRPEVRGGLGGFAGLFALRGGYREPLLASSTDGVGTKLAVAQAMDKHDTVGIDLVAMVVDDLVVCGAEPLFLQDYIAVGRTVPERVAELVSGIADGCVMAGCALLGGETAEHPGLMAPDHYDISATGVGVVEADDVLGPDRVRPGDVIIAMASTGLHSNGYSLARHVLLEIDHMNLAGHVEEFGRTLGEELLEPTRIYTKDCLALAAETQVRTFCHVTGGGLAGNLERVIPHGLTAELDRGTWTPAPVFGMIAQRGRIERTEMEKTFNMGVGMVAVVAPEDTDRALAVLTARHLDCWTLGTVQKGSKDSSRAVLVGQHPRF
- a CDS encoding alpha/beta hydrolase, which produces MTTETEDKHPVYLWAWNLLRLDFIGIVFGALFFCMSLTPSLLPRDWLFQGLLGGINAAIGYGIGVFVAKMLRRFVPAERRWSPRASVAKLIKTAIVAVSAAVCVLMVIPAAAWQRQVSSLMGMQGPGTAGYLRTLLLAAAVAGVCVAVTRVLIDLIKTMARFLIRRWRLSDELALFIGTAIVVVLVITLVNGVLLQGFLAGANRIFQPQNTTTMAGVLQPLDPERSGSPESFAPWDTLGYQGRNFVGTGPSAAELSRINGRPAKVPVRVYVGLQTADTEEARMAVLLSELERTGAFDRKVLVIVPTTGTGWVNPIAARSLEMMYNGDTAIVASQYSYLPSWISFIGDQQKSLHAGRMLIDAVHDRWIQQPPQWRPRLMLYGESLGSMAGQGAFDWLPDISRMGFSSVLWVGPPNASRLWRGLTARRDPGTPEVEPRYDNGRTVRFSQAYDAAEIAHDTAPPWEGTRVLYLQHSSDPIVWWSQDLLFTRPDWLSEPPGRDRTASMRWYPIVTFWQVAADLTNAASVPRGHGHNYGDYILDGWAGVAAPAGWTSADTERIRIALRETESEDGNQ
- the purF gene encoding amidophosphoribosyltransferase, with the translated sequence MTSEQLDNEPKEECGVFGVWAPGEEVAKLTYYGLYALQHRGQEAAGIAVADGSQVLVFKDLGLVSQVFDEQTLAAMQGHVAVGHCRYSTTGSTTWENAQPVFRNTAAGTGVALGHNGNLVNTAELAARARDEGLMSNRGAAAATTDSDILGALLAHGAADSSLEQAALELLPTVRGAFCLTFMDENTLYAARDPYGVRPLSLGRLDRGWVVASETAALDIVGASFVRDIEPGELLAIDADGVRSSRFAPPTPKGCVFEYVYLARPDSTIVGRSVHATRVDIGRRLAREKPVDADLVIGVPESGTPAAVGYAQESGIPYGQGLMKNAYVGRTFIQPSQTIRQLGIRLKLNPLKEVIRGKRLIVVDDSIVRGNTQRALIRMLREAGAVEVHVRIASPPVKWPCFYGIDFATPAELIANASNADADEAEMLEAVRHAIGADSLSYISQHGMIAATEQPASRLCSACFDGNYPIELPGETALGKNVIEHMLTTAARTGIPIQPDNDNASALRRP
- a CDS encoding Rv0804 family intramembrane glutamic endopeptidase, which translates into the protein MRDKVRAVLLAALLIGWSAVTPRLPPRWNPLPHIVFGTSMAALTRAPLGLRPPALWSGLRWGLAAAAPVVVGVGSAVAIAPVRNGMAARTLPPSVMRWLLLHIPIGTVWAEEAGYRAALGTAAAGAFGEPGGRLFTAAVFGLSHVPDARATGEPLLGTVLVTGAAGWLFAWLVGRSGSLAAAMLAHLAVNEAGAVAAVAVQRRRRVTD
- the purL gene encoding phosphoribosylformylglycinamidine synthase subunit PurL yields the protein MTSGLTHEVDTVDHASATPDQPQPFRELGLKDDEYQRIREILGRRPTDAELAMYSVMWSEHCSYKSSKVHLRYFGETTTEKMRESMLAGIGENAGVVDIGDGWAATFKVESHNHPSYIEPYQGAATGVGGIVRDIMAMGARPVAVMDQLRFGAADAPDTRRVLDGVVRGIGGYGNSLGLPNIGGETIFDASYAGNPLVNALCVGVLRTEDLQLAFASGAGNKIILFGARTGLDGIGGVSVLASETFGDESGAGRKKLPSVQVGDPFTEKVLIECCLELYAGDLVVGIQDLGGAGLSCATSELASAGDGGMRVELDTVPLRAANMTPAEILSSESQERMCAVVTPDNVEAFLAVCRKWDVLATVIGEVTDTGRLEITWHGETVVDVPPRTVAHEGPVYERPVERPATQDALNADTSASLPRPSTGEELRATLLALLGSPQLCSRAFITEQYDRYVRGNTVLAENADGGVLRVDEETGRGIAISTDASGRYAALDPYAGAQLALAEAYRNVAVTGATPIAVTNCLNFGSPEDPGVMWQFSQAVRGLADGAAALGIPVTGGNVSFYNQTGTTAILPTPVVGVLGVIDDVKRRIPTGFGNEPGETLILLGDTRDEFDGSIWAQVTADHLGGLPPKVDLERERLLADVLTAASRDGLVSAAHDLSEGGLIQAVVEAALTGETGCRLVLPEGFQEGTAPFVFLFSESAGRVLVAVPRTEESRFVSMCEARGLPATRIGVVDEGPHGGQAAVEVQDLFTVTLEELRRTSEGVLPGFFG
- a CDS encoding NAD(P)H-binding protein — encoded protein: MSAERVRCLVTGATGYIGGRLIPELLERGHAVRAMARTPGKLDDAAWRDRVDVAKGDLTDPESLTSAFDGMDVVYYLVHSMGTSKDFVADEARSARNVVAAAKRDGVRRIVYLGGLHPAGTELSRHLASRVEVGEILMESSIETVVLQAGIVIGSGSASFEMVRHLTDRLPVMTTPKWVHNKIQPIAIGDVLHYLAEAATAPVPESRTWDIGGPDAMEYGEAMQIYADVAGLRRRVMVVLPFLTPTIASLWVGLVTPIPAGLARPLVESLECDAVCHEHDIDAVIPPPPGGLTGYRDAVVQALRAEGNEGRHGRRRHLLKFSPGQPQ
- a CDS encoding MCE family protein; its protein translation is MSEARDAPPYRRLGALLLVIAAALGLLVFFQFQGRFIPSVEVTLSSPRAGLVVEKGAKVTFNGVEIGRVVGIAPAGTGDIPGADLTLHIDPAALHVIPANAVVEIRATTVFGNKYISFTSPENPSAQRLSANDVLHVRAVTTEFNTLFETVTAIAEQVDPVKLNQTLAATAQALSGLGERFGDSLLDGNRILGDLDPRLPRARHDIRALADLADLYADSSPDLWAGLADAVTTARTLDAHRDDVDAALMAAIGFSGVATDPFERGGPYLVRGAEDLLPTTKLLDDYRGMILCTIRNYHDVAPDFARVLGGDNGYSLRSAGTALGAGNPFIYPDNLPRVNARGGPEGKPGCWQKITRDLWPNPYLVMDTGYSLAPYNHFELGQPLFTDYVWGRQVGQLTINP
- a CDS encoding sterol carrier family protein, which codes for MAVRRSADPAKTRAAVAAVADWLRDERLPAPGRTEIAEAVRSTARTLAAAAPGAAVEVRVPPFVAVQCIPGPKHTRGNPPNVVETDPRTWLRLATGLTSVDDAAAAGTLQLSGSRAAEIAASLPLVALPD
- a CDS encoding cation:proton antiporter yields the protein MGVLVGAALASAINLAARRGWMTGQSTRMILVTAPILAYGLSIAVHGNGFVSAFVCGIAFHYLRHSPAWREELEFLDDIGFLLSAIMWFVVGAVAVLAFERGVSWQTVVFCLLALTVVRLVPVAIALLRSRFSWRERMLVGGLGPRGTSTIVFGLLAYNVLDGVDEHAALANMVVVVLGSVVLHGFIAPAVATRVPQTTN